The genomic window TTTGCTCTGCTAGTGTTGATTCAAGATGTGCTGGGGTCGActtttggaaagtcctaattttaCAGCTCTCTATCTTGCACCTTGAGACTATTTTAGGATGGACTCGAGGTTTGCTGAGGTCAACTCGTGAAAGGTATCAGTCTTCTTTAGATGTGCCAGAGTCAACTCATGATATCTTGGGATTGACTCTTTTCTTCCATCTTTTGTCAAGagctttgaaaaaaatttttcaatattttggagcggacttcttcttaaTTTTATGTGCAACCTttagtatcaaaaaaaattctttttaattataCTCTCAAGCTtgcattaatatcaattataatcAAATATTTTGGCATCATCAAATTTAATCCTTGGATCAACACCAAACTTTAGACCTCCAAAAGTCATACAGGGGATAAAGATCAAAAAACCAACATCAACAACTCTCAAGTCAAAGAGCTGACCTTAATAGCTCTTAGGTCAGGGGGCCAACCTCCATGGCTCTTAATCCAAAAAGTTGACCAAAATAGCTCTTAgaacaaaaaaaatcttaatagtTTAGATCAATCGAAGACCTACGTGCCTAATTACATTCCTGACATGAAAGGATACCACATATCGCGTCCTACAAAGTGTTAGCCTTTTTATATTCCAAATAAATCCGTCTAAAAAATAGCCCACCAAAAATTCACAGTTCCTACCTAAGGTCATCATGAGCTAAAATGGTGAGCTATGACCTAAAAAATGAGTAAAATGGAGTTAATCATACGTGACCTAACATCGGCCCACCTGTCTACTTCCTTAGCTCAAACTAGAAGAATAGCTTGGACACAGAAGTGCGAAGTAAATGATATGGCTCGAATCAACTCTGCCTATCACAAGCTGATATGTAACGTAATGGACTATTTTCAGCTGGACTCATATCCTAGGTtgtaaacaataaaaaaaatgaaaaataaaaacaaagagaTAACTTTCCACTTGATTCATAATTCTAATCTCACCCTAATAAAACTAGGACTATCTCAAATCATCCCataatattttcttttcatctttttGTTGCTTCTGGATCCtatttgacttgagcatcgaatcCACTCCGACAACCTCCTTTGCTCTTCTTCCTCTATATGCAAGTTAACCAACGCTCTCCAAACGTTTCACCATCATTTGATCGGATTTTGGCAACAACAAATACcaacaaattttagatttgattttctaAGAGATGAAATCTTTAAGTTAGTAAAATGGTGTCCTTACCATTCAGCCTTATACCTCAAAATTGGTGAGCGAAATTGTTAAAACACCAAAGAATCATTTAGCCGGGCagaacatagttaactctttattGCTATTTGTACGATCAATGCTTCAAAGAAATAATGGACTTAAAGTTTTAGGGCTTGTATACTTCTGAATTAATGAAACAGAAAGTGGACTAACGTGAACAAAACTTTACTACGTAATTTACATCAATGGTTTTATATCTAATTCTAAGTCACGTCTATTTAAAACAGACACGGTAAAAAATGTTAGCATCTCCCACATATTCATGGCAATACTTGTACCTACCAAATAAAATATAGTACTATCTTATACAATATGCTTTCAGCTTCGTTAAAAATtgtagaaagataaaaaaaaaaaaaaaaaaagaagaagaagaaacaaagaggCACGCATGACGATCTGATTTGCTACTCAAAACACGATAGCATGATTTGTTCCCGAATGAAAGGATTCATCTTGGTCATACGTATTCAAGTTAGTAGCTTTTCTTGGCAAGGAAGCATGAGAGATAATCAAATTATCATGTAATCAATCACAACACAATGAGCAAGAGATGAAAACACAGGTAACAAACTTCTTGCCATGCAACAAAATCGTTCCCCAGAAACAGATTCCACTGAATACAAAGCTCTATGAGTCCTGCCCTGTACACATCTAGAGGAGATTCACACTTTTGGGCATTATTCGACTGGAACAGCACTAATGGTAACCAACGACGGCCATGTTATCGAAGATGAACACAAGTTGCCACCAGCAAAATTATCTCGAGCTCTATCGCTGTTGAATTTACCTTCGAGTTAATGACGCTGTCACGCATATGAGTCGAGATAAATGTACATATGCCTCTTGCTATAGTGAAGCAGGCTGGCATAGACCCGGTCCCATACTCCGATGTAGAGGGACTCGTCGTCCGGGCTCAACGAAACACCTGATATCTCCCCAAAAAAGTCCAGCTCTTGCCGCTTCTTGTAGTGAGCCCTGGTGCTATAGATGTGTACGAAGTCAGCAGGCTCGGCGAACAACAGGAACTGCCCATCGGAGGAGTAACGGATGGACCGAACTGCACCCAAATTGCCCTTTAAGACTGTTACCGAGGATGAAAGGTTCCTAATGTCCCAAACACGGCAAGTCTTATCCTGATTCCCAGTGGCAAATGTCTGGCCATCTGGATGCCATGCTGAAGCAAATGAATAATCTAAATGGCCTACTAATGAGAACAAGACCTGCATGTGATAGTTCGGCTTTGTTTGGTTATTTATAACATTATTTCCACTATGCAACACTACATAGTTGAAAATTTTGACACAACGCAGGACTAGATTGCCAGATATAAGTATTGACAATGCTTAAATACCTTTCCATTTCGTGAATCAACAAGCGATCCATCACGATCATCTCCCACGACCACAACAAGCTTCCCATCTGGGCTTATTGATGTGTGCTATCATTAACAATAACCAAAGGCAAAAATGTTAGATGTGCCTGCCAGAACAAAATTATACGCATAGCAAAGTCCTTTAAGTTATTGATCTGCGTATATTTGTTTTAATTGTAGCAAGGAACTAGGATCTCAAGCCAGTGCTAAAAGAATACTCACATTGACTGACCAAGGAAACTGGAAGTGATTCAAGAGCTGAAATGTCTCCACATCATAATCCCGTACACCACAATCATTATTGGATGCCATGAAACGGATGCCACCACTACAAGAAGATTATCATATATCAAGTAAAGTTTCCCAAATACCACCCTGTCAGGAGTCAATTAAAGATTATGATACCTTGAATCTTTATATATGTCTATAGCATTTGTTATTGCATTATCATCAAATGTTGTCCTTGTACAGAAGCTAACTCCTTGCCGCTCCAACAGCTGTATAATACAGTCAAGGAAAGCAAAATTATCAACATTCTTTTGGGATTTAACAACACAGAAAtctataaaaatacatgcatactcCATTTCCATGCAGTAATTCGCAAAATATtttgcaaaatatttttttcctaataAATATCGGCAAAATGCAATCAATCAAAATGCAACATGGAACACAGTAGCATTGCACTTACTATATTTAGAGACAATGAAAATCATAAgacgtttttttttttctttttttggtaccAAAATCATAAGACAGTTTATTCTGATAAATATGTATTGCAATTGGCAGAATCATTAGATGTCAAATAGACCAAATCATGACAAATCATTTTGAACCATGAACAGCAGCCTCCCCAAGGAAATACAACTGACATAAAGGTTCACCATGCTGATGCATACCGCCCCATGCCATCCATACCATACTGTACTAACATCAAACCAAGACTTGGTTCCGGGAGCACATCAAGTCTAGGTATGCCGACCCTCATAATGGGCATACCGACACTATACCAACACGATACCAATACAAACTCCAATATCAAGACAGCAAACCTTGAGTGACCTCATTCATCATTTCTTTTCCATTTACTTTGACAACATAACCTACCAATAATAGCTTCACTAAACTAATTAAAATTTCACAAGTTGTCACGAATCACTTCTCAAAATATAACATGTCGTGTTATGAGTGGCATATCTTCGCTGATAAAGAAAGAGCATTTGTATAAGTAAGATTTTCTAGGAGACTGCAACAATCTATGATTTTTCTATAATGATCTGTGTCAGGTATTCAATAGTTCAGTCAACCTCTAATGTATCACAATCTTGGCAGTCCGAATTTATTGCTTCAACGACCGAGATCTTTACTCCGGGAAAATCCCCAAACAGGGCTGAAACTCTAGACAGATAACGACACTCAAGATTTGAAACCCCATCCTCTTGGTTAGGGGGGAAGACAGAACCACAAAGTTACATGCTTAATGACATAAATTTGAAACGTGAACCATTGTAAGGAATGATCTATCCCAAATCAAATGCATCTAAACAATGCAGCATTCACAATCAACAAATGTTATGTAAGCAAGGATCCAATTGGGCTGACATTATCTTACTTTTACGAATTGTTTGGATTGCCAATTTTTTGCTTAATAGTTGGTGTTGCAAAAAGTACGTAATTCTTTTATTTGGTACAAACCAAAAGTACCCGGTTATGCTTAATCCTACCACTACTCAAGTCCTAAGGTTGCTTAATGCTTCTTCCAATCTTTTAAGTTGTATTTTCTTTTCTGCACAAAATTTGGCAGTTTCTTTCTTTTGCTCTCTCTTTGCAAATTAATAACAGCTAAGGGCTGTGTTTATATGCCTAGATCTATGTAAAGTCTCTTAAACCACTAAGACAACCTTGTGAATTATGAGTCATCTTCCTTCTTTATAAATATGTTCCCACTCTTTCCTGCTCCGCAAATTCCAGCAATTAAAATCTGTATACTTGTGGAAACTCTATTAAAGACTCTGACCCAAGTTTGGTCATATTGCCCCAAACGGCCCGGCTCGGGGAGCACTGAACTGAACCGTCGGGCAAACCAAGATGGTTTGCCCTatcagctcaaaaaaaaaaaaggttgaaccACCCAGTTTAGGCCTGAACCGAGTGATTTCTTCCCTAAACAAGGCAAATCGAGCAATTCATCTCAGTTCAGGCATTTTGAGCCCAATTCCTCCTATCCCCCCCTTTAATAATAAAAGTGGAAGGCTGAAAAGCCTCCTATGGCTTCTCAGCATCTTCCTTCCTATTTTTTTAACTTGCAGAAAAATATTAAAAGGTCAATTTTTTGCGACTCTCAGCCCAGATTGAAGCTAGAAAGAGGTATAGGCCCTCTCGCTATCCTTCCTCACCTTTTTTATTTTGTGATGCTGAAAATCGGCAAAAATTGACAAAGGGAAGATTGTGCCAAAATTTTGgatttttgacatgatttcaaGATATATTGTAGATCCATGCAATTCCACCGAAATCAAAATTTTtgttctctataattttttaaataaaaatatatttaaatttaaaattaattaaaaataaaataatgatcaaaaaaatCTGTAAAATTAGTAGCAGTTTTACGGATCTGCATGCTACTCTCTTTCAAATTTGGTACCAATTTATTTAAGTTTGTGCATGATCATGCATGTAGAGACAAGtccaaatttgaataaatttgaaGAATAAGTAGCCTTCTATACGTACCTATGACCCAAGAAAAAAATACATGTAGCATCCCTGATAGCATGTTAcattgaattcaaattaattttatgaatattttatagttaaatatgatttttaaatttaaaaatattataaatatataaataatacaaaaaattatgaaatcttATTATCATATATGGATAGCTCAAAAGTATTTCTGAAGtagaaaattgatttttttaCATTACAatgaaatttcaatatttttaaataactaattaaataaagatagtctaagataaaaaatatatccgGCATCCTTGTAAGGCTTATGCATTATTCTGAATCAGCATAAATTTTCTAGATATTTTCTAACTaaatatcaatttattatgtaaagataaatttaaaaaatttaatgaagtctataaattaataaaaatctgTATTATCCATAGATAATGTAGAAGTATTTTCTAGACCAACCTGATCTTATTATAATTCTAATATaatttcactaatttttttatacttaattaattaattatcaattTATGTAAAAATATTCCACATGTTCGATAAACTTGCATGAATGGATCATGTAAAGAAGAAAGAGCTAAAGCATAACACTGATTGGGATCATAAGATCATTCTTTTAGGCCGACACCACTAGAGGTGCAAGTGCTGTAACAGAGTTCAAAATACAAAGAGGGTAGCCAGGTTGAAGCAACATCTTATCGGTGGCTATCTCAGTGTATTTGTTTGTTGAAAATGCCCATAGAAAGTCTACCAACTTATGAAAAAATACTTCGCTGATTTCAAGAAAAGTCAAGAAAAGAATAGTTAAGAAGAAAGTAGAGATCGAATGCCAAGCAGCAGAACCTCCATCATACCACTCCAGGGATTTGGAGGGCTACGAGGCATCCATTCTGAATGATGAGAAGGTGTAGATTTAGGTTGCCATCCAAACAAGCCCGAATGACCAATGGCAAACGAATGATATTGTGAGCCATAGAGCTTGTTCTAGGACCTCACAATACAAGTCAGGCTATGGTTTCAAAGGCCACCAAGGCAGATCCAAGCTTCAAGAGGACCTCCTTGGTCAGGGAGGTTGTTAGCATAGATGGCAATCATATAGCCTCTATGCTTGGAGCCTTTGGCAGCAAGAAAGAGAAGTCCAGAGAGATACCAACAAGGGCCACCATTAATGGACGTGTGAAAAGTTATTGCATCCTAGTTCTACTTCAGTCACATCCAGGCAGATGAGGCAACAACACATACTATCAGTCACTATCACCTCCATCGAAGGAACCAGTCAGGGTGTAGATCCTTCAAGGCTGAAGAATATATATTATAAGCTGCCAGACGATAATGAGTAGTTAGAGAAATGGAGCCTTAGTGATTGAGTGCAACTTGTCTACTTTCACTCTTATCCCCAGTAAATAGAAGAATTGTCTCACACCAAAGCTCCTGAATGATCTTGTATATGCCCGTTACAATCCGCATCTAGATAGAAGTACATTGAAAAGGAAGTGGTGCTAAAGTACAATGATCCACTTAACAATAACTTTGTGTATCATGATAAGGATTTGATGATTGGTTGGCTTGAAAACTAGCAACAACAGCCAAAGCTAGATAAGCCATGATCACCTTCTCGACTGACCAGTTTCATAGCCAAGATGACTAGGATAGATGCAGAATAATGGGCAGAATGACACATACCAACTCACATCCAACAAACCAATCGTAAGGATCAAGAGGGAGCTGATGGACTccttgttgctccaagaattgattttgatgatcacaaaccatttgaggggactactaataaGTTTCTTGTCTTTGGAGAATATTTTAGTAATGTTTTAGGTAGTCCACAATATTGAatttgaaaagctccatcaagtgtgccaaagttgaagtttctgtaaattggagaagtttttgaaacCTTTTGAAAGTGTCAAACATATTTAAATTCATTTAAGAGCATTTAACAGTGTTCTAGTAAGTTTTGgaccttaaatgtatgaaaaattgaaTTGGAATAAAATGGGACGACCcaactgggtcatccccttttatTGAGTAACGGACACACTCTGTTTTTGACTTGTGGCACGCAGTGGAACGATCCATGGGATGACCCTGAGATCCTCAGACCAAAACAAAGAGTCTGCTTTTCAGACTGGCCAAATGAGGCGACCCATGGGACTTCCCAGttgcagtgggacgacccatgggacgtcccattctgGACGAACCTCGTAACGGCTAGCTTTCAATccgtttttgatgcatttaatgcgtattaaacactctccaacggctcttaaCCGACACTAAGACTCTCAAGTCCAAATGGAGGCTATAAATGCTCTCTAGAGGTGGAAAATCAACCAATATTTATGCATTCAAGCTCACATTCGTGAAAGTGAAAAAAATTcctaaaaagagaggaaagaagcaatCAATCAACTCACCAACTACTCtccaactgcattcaagtgtgccaaTCATTTGAGAATGTTCAGCAAaacttcttctccttaagtattatatttttattgcatttattgtgctcatttaagaGA from Elaeis guineensis isolate ETL-2024a chromosome 9, EG11, whole genome shotgun sequence includes these protein-coding regions:
- the LOC105051221 gene encoding uncharacterized WD repeat-containing protein C2A9.03 isoform X1, yielding MSMNRADEVDYMTDESEMGNAMDDEMEGDFFDADRGRGEADDEYDLLTRVTDTSSAQARSGRDIQGIPWDRLQITRQNYRQTRIQQYKNYENIPSSGDRMNKKCKQVEKGGNYYEFQYNTRLVKPTILHFQLRNLVWATSKHDVYFMSNSSVMHWSSICSSLSEVLDFSGHVAPGELKNILLVGFQKYPGSLLDGFTRTQISTLAVKDGLMVAGGFQGELTCKLLERQGVSFCTRTTFDDNAITNAIDIYKDSSGGIRFMASNNDCGVRDYDVETFQLLNHFQFPWSVNHTSISPDGKLVVVVGDDRDGSLVDSRNGKVLFSLVGHLDYSFASAWHPDGQTFATGNQDKTCRVWDIRNLSSSVTVLKGNLGAVRSIRYSSDGQFLLFAEPADFVHIYSTRAHYKKRQELDFFGEISGVSLSPDDESLYIGVWDRVYASLLHYSKRHMYIYLDSYA
- the LOC105051221 gene encoding uncharacterized WD repeat-containing protein C2A9.03 isoform X2, coding for MSMNRADEVDYMTDESEMGNAMDDEMEGDFFDADRGRGEADDEYDLLTRVTDTSSAQARSGRDIQGIPWDRLQITRQNYRQTRIQQYKNYENIPSSGDRMNKKCKQVEKGGNYYEFQYNTRLVKPTILHFQLRNLVWATSKHDVYFMSNSSVMHWSSICSSLSEVLDFSGHVAPGEKYPGSLLDGFTRTQISTLAVKDGLMVAGGFQGELTCKLLERQGVSFCTRTTFDDNAITNAIDIYKDSSGGIRFMASNNDCGVRDYDVETFQLLNHFQFPWSVNHTSISPDGKLVVVVGDDRDGSLVDSRNGKVLFSLVGHLDYSFASAWHPDGQTFATGNQDKTCRVWDIRNLSSSVTVLKGNLGAVRSIRYSSDGQFLLFAEPADFVHIYSTRAHYKKRQELDFFGEISGVSLSPDDESLYIGVWDRVYASLLHYSKRHMYIYLDSYA